AATCCGTTCCATCGACGAGTTTCTCAACGCGTTCTACATGGTATTGCTCGAACTTAACGAGTATCAATGGCACAGCAGTAAGCGCGGTCTTTGGAATCAAATTGCGACACCTGACACCACGCTAAGAGGAAGAGCCCAGCGGTTGTGGGTCGCGATTGGTAACAAGGATATCGAGTTCAATCAAAAAGAAGTGGTACTGGCCGAGCTTAAAAAACTGACTCGCACCGACATGATTCGTTTTGTGGTCAATGAACTCAAACCGCGCATGGCCAATCGACTAATTATGCATGCCCAAGGGAACGCGCATCACGAGTCGCAACCGCTGGATTTGGGACAAGAGATTGGCTCAATTGAAGAGTTTCAATTGAGGCCAAAAGACACTGAATTAGGCTGATTGTTCCGATTCAACGATACGCTTCAATGAGTGCGGGTGCAGTTTGATACACACTCCCTGATATTTAAAGGCCACGGTGGGGTTATTGAGTCTTTCCCCTTCGCCTTTAGGGCTGGATAGCTTCACCTTAATGCCCAAACGCTCGAGTTGTTGCCACTGTGTTGCTAAGCCTGGAAAGCGTACTTTGAGGTCCTCTAAATAGGCTTGAGCGGTTTGTGCCGATGAGGGAATGACAAACTCTACGTGCTCCCAACTTTGCTGTGGATACTGTTTTCCGGGTGCTGGATATGGCAGCTCTAGACTCTCGATTTGCCAATGCAAGGCAGTCAGTGGGTTGTCGAACAGTATGACGACAATCGGGCGGCCATTAATTTTCGCTTGAGAGATCACTTGACCATGCTTTTGCCACTCCTGATGAGCCAGTTGTGCCAGTTCCGTATCGTTGATTCGCAAAGCGATGTGATCGGCTTGAAAGTCACTGAGATTAATATGCAAAATCTCGCTTAAAGTCTGAATTTTATGCATAAAGTCATCAAGCTTTGCCAGCAATTGCTCTGGCATTAACTCAGCGTTTGTCAGTGTTTCACCCATTTTTATCGACCTAGAATGTTGATTTTTCCGCAATACTAACAACATCATTAGTAAAAGTGGAAAATTTCCCAATTAACTCCCTATATGCGCGCCGATAAAGTTGCTATTATGTGCGCCAAATTTATGAACCAGATCAAGATATACATTCACTCCACCAGGTGGATATTATTCAGCATTTTCCTTACTAGGGCTGAAAAGAAAAGAATGTATACCTAACCAATTCCCAAGAATTGAAGGAAGCGCGTGTGAATATCCAAGCACTTATTAACGACAAAGTATCTCAGGCTCTAGAAGCCGCTGGCGCACCGGCAGGCAGTCCTGCGGCAGTTCGCCAATCTGCAAAACCTCAGTTTGGTGATTACCAAGCGAACGGTGTAATGGGCGTTGCAAAAAAACTAGGTACTAACCCACGTGAGTTTGCCCAAAAAGTTCTGGATGTTCTTGACCTTGATGGGATTGCAAGCAAAACCGAAATTGCAGGCCCAGGCTTTATCAATATTTTCTTAAGTGAAGAGTTCCTTGCGAAACAAGCCGAAGCAGCTCTACAAGACGCTCGTCTTGGCGTAAGCCCAGCCGAGCAGCAAACGATTGTTGCTGATTACTCAGCACCAAACGTTGCCAAAGAAATGCACGTTGGACACCTTCGCTCAACCATCATTGGTGACGCCGTGGTTCGCACGCTAGAGTTTCTTGGCCACAAGGTCATTCGCGCCAACCACATCGGTGACTGGGGCACTCAGTTTGGTATGTTGATCGCCAACCTAGAGCGTGTTCAGCAAGAATCAGGCGAAGTGTCAATGGAGTTGTCTGATCTTGAAGCCTTCTATCGCGAATCGAAAAAGCTTTATGATGAAGACGAAGAATTCGCCGTAAAAGCGCGTAACTACGTTGTTAAGCTACAGAGCGGTGATGAGTATTGTGCGGAGATGTGGAAGAAACTGGTCGATGTCACTATGGTACAAAACCAGCGCAACTACGACCGCCTAAATGTCTCGCTGACCCGTGATGACGTGATGGGCGAGAGCATGTACAACGACATGCTGCCAGGTATCGTTGCCGATCTGAAAGAGAAGGGTATCGCCCAAGAAGACGATGGTGCGCAAGTGGTATTCCTAGATGAATACAAAAACAAAGACGGTGAAGCGATGGGTGTCATCATCCAAAAACGCGACGGCGGCTTCTTGTACACCACCACAGACATTGCTTGTGCTAAGTACCGCTACGAAACCTTAGGTGCTGACCGTGTGCTTTATTTCATTGATTCACGCCAACACCAGCACCTAATGCAAGCTTGGACTATTGTTCGCAAAGCAGGCTACGTTCCTGAAGAAGTCACTCTAGAACACCATGCATTTGGCATGATGCTGGGTAAAGATGGTCGTCCATTTAAGACTCGCGCTGGTGGTACTGTTCGCCTTGCTGACCTACTTGATGAAGCTGAAGAGCGCGCGATCAAGCTCATTGAGTCGAAAAACCCTCAGCTCGATGCACAAGAGAAAAAGAACATTGCTAACACAGTCGCAATGGCAGCGGTGAAATACGCCGACCTCTCTAAGCATCGTACGACAGACTACGTGTTTGACTGGGACAACATGCTGGCGTTTGAAGGCAATACGGCTCCTTACATGCAGTATGCTTACACACGTGTTGCCTCTATTTTTGCCAAAGCTGGCATTGCTATGGATCAGCTTGAAGGCGATATCAAAGTCACTGATGAGAAAGAAAAAGCGCTGATTGCTAAATTGCTTCAGTTTGAAGAAGCGGTGCAATCTGTTGCTCGTGAAGGTCAACCGCACATTATGTGTAGCTACCTGTTCGAACTCGCAGGTCAGTTCTCAAGCTTCTATGAAGCATGCCCAATCTTGAGCAGCGAAGACGAATCAGTGAAATTGAGTCGTCTAAAACTGGCAGCGTTAACGGCTAAGACCATCAAGCAGGGTCTAGCACTACTAGGCATCGAGACGCTAGAGCGCATGTAAGAGTTTCGAGTTTCGAGTTTCGAGTTTCGAGTTTCGAGTTTCGAGTTTCGAGTTTCGAGTTTCGAGTTTCGAGTTTCGAGTTTCGAGTAAATTTGAAAGGTTGACGTGAGAACGTCAACCTTTTGTTTTATTTGGCGTATACTCTGGTCATCATTCCCCATTGGAACACGATTATGAGTTTTGAACTTCACCCTCGACTGGCGCAAGACACGACAGTGATCGGTCACTTTCCGCTTTGTGTCGCGCTACTACACCGCGACAATGCAGTGCCTTGGGTTATTTTAGTCCCAAAGCGAGCGCAGCTAAAAGAGCTTCACCATTTACCGATGCAAGAGCAACAGCAGTTTTTGCTGGAATCGCAAGCAGTCAGTCAAGCACTTGAAGCCACCTTCCGCCCAGATAAACTTAACCTCGGCGCGCTCGGGAATATGGTGCCACAGCTGCATATTCATCACATTGCAAGATTTAGTGACGATATTGCTTGGCCAGGTCCAATCTGGGGCAATACTGAGGGGCAATTTCGCGACGACCAGCAGCAGGAAGAGATACAGAGACGAATCGCCAATGTCCTCTCTCTAAGTAGCTTGTTTCAGCGCCAATAATAAAGCCGCTCCAAAGAGCGGCTATGGTTACATGGTGACAGCCATTGGTAATTGGTGGTGAGCAAGATAGCGGTACCTAATACGAGTCACTCGTTGCTTATCATTGGTATCAACCAAGCGCGATACTTTCCCTTTGCTTATCCAAATCGATAGCATCGCATCTACGCCATCTTCACTAAGGTGAAACTGCTTGGCGAGATCTTTGCGGCTAACGCAGCCATGTTGCTCTATGTGCTGTTTCAGTTGAGTCAAGATCATAGTGCTGGCGACTCCACTAACTGGATCTGTTTTTGTCCAAATCGCTTCAACATTCGATAAGCGATAAAGCCCACCAAAATGATGGCCACAATCCAAGTGGTACTTTGTAGCGGATGCTCAACAAAGTGAGAGGCTTGGTAGTACAAGGTTGCGCTTGCGTACGCGAGACCCATGGTCCAGGTCGCAATAAAGCGTGCGTAGTGAACGCCAAACTCACGCACATAAGCACCCATTGCAGCGACACAAGGCGTGTAGAGCAAGATAAACACTAAGTACGCCATGGCGGCACTACTTGAGGCAAAGAAGGCTTTTAAGTTACCAAAGATTGCCGAGTCTACCTCTTGCTCTTGAGCAACAGCTTGGCTGTCTGATAAATCCCCCACTTCAATGCCGAGCGGATCAGAATAACTAAGGCTGGCGAAATTATCAGGAATGGACATCAACGCCTCTTCAAGGCTTGCCTTTAGGTCAAATTGCTCCGTTTCCC
The sequence above is drawn from the Vibrio sinaloensis genome and encodes:
- a CDS encoding VOC family protein; amino-acid sequence: MGETLTNAELMPEQLLAKLDDFMHKIQTLSEILHINLSDFQADHIALRINDTELAQLAHQEWQKHGQVISQAKINGRPIVVILFDNPLTALHWQIESLELPYPAPGKQYPQQSWEHVEFVIPSSAQTAQAYLEDLKVRFPGLATQWQQLERLGIKVKLSSPKGEGERLNNPTVAFKYQGVCIKLHPHSLKRIVESEQSA
- the argS gene encoding arginine--tRNA ligase — protein: MNIQALINDKVSQALEAAGAPAGSPAAVRQSAKPQFGDYQANGVMGVAKKLGTNPREFAQKVLDVLDLDGIASKTEIAGPGFINIFLSEEFLAKQAEAALQDARLGVSPAEQQTIVADYSAPNVAKEMHVGHLRSTIIGDAVVRTLEFLGHKVIRANHIGDWGTQFGMLIANLERVQQESGEVSMELSDLEAFYRESKKLYDEDEEFAVKARNYVVKLQSGDEYCAEMWKKLVDVTMVQNQRNYDRLNVSLTRDDVMGESMYNDMLPGIVADLKEKGIAQEDDGAQVVFLDEYKNKDGEAMGVIIQKRDGGFLYTTTDIACAKYRYETLGADRVLYFIDSRQHQHLMQAWTIVRKAGYVPEEVTLEHHAFGMMLGKDGRPFKTRAGGTVRLADLLDEAEERAIKLIESKNPQLDAQEKKNIANTVAMAAVKYADLSKHRTTDYVFDWDNMLAFEGNTAPYMQYAYTRVASIFAKAGIAMDQLEGDIKVTDEKEKALIAKLLQFEEAVQSVAREGQPHIMCSYLFELAGQFSSFYEACPILSSEDESVKLSRLKLAALTAKTIKQGLALLGIETLERM
- a CDS encoding HIT family protein; this encodes MSFELHPRLAQDTTVIGHFPLCVALLHRDNAVPWVILVPKRAQLKELHHLPMQEQQQFLLESQAVSQALEATFRPDKLNLGALGNMVPQLHIHHIARFSDDIAWPGPIWGNTEGQFRDDQQQEEIQRRIANVLSLSSLFQRQ
- a CDS encoding FeoC-like transcriptional regulator, with product MILTQLKQHIEQHGCVSRKDLAKQFHLSEDGVDAMLSIWISKGKVSRLVDTNDKQRVTRIRYRYLAHHQLPMAVTM